A genomic region of Gemmatimonadota bacterium contains the following coding sequences:
- a CDS encoding SDR family oxidoreductase — translation MTLVRPDALYLVTGGAGFVGSHLVETLLAGGARVRVIDDFSTGTRENLEPWRDRIELIEGSIVDPELCVRATGGVSYVLHQAALPSVPRSIRDPLGTHAADATGTLNLLVAARASGVQRFVYAGSSSAYGNTPVLPKHEDMPGDPLSPYAVSKYTGELYCRVFAGVMGLETVVLRYFNIFGPRQDPHSEYSAVIPLFITLALDGRSPTIHGDGGQTRDFTYIENAVQANLLACTRATDDVAGEVFNVGGGQRISIAELWREVQRATGAAVDAVHGPTRAGDVRDSLADLTKSRERLGYEPTVGLREGLRRTCDWFRG, via the coding sequence ATGACACTCGTCCGACCCGACGCGCTCTACCTGGTCACCGGCGGAGCCGGCTTCGTCGGCTCACACCTCGTCGAGACCCTGCTCGCCGGGGGCGCCCGCGTGCGGGTGATCGACGATTTCTCGACGGGTACGCGCGAGAATCTGGAGCCCTGGAGGGACCGCATCGAGTTGATCGAGGGGTCCATCGTGGACCCGGAGCTGTGCGTGCGGGCCACGGGGGGCGTCAGCTACGTGCTCCATCAAGCCGCCTTGCCGTCGGTGCCGCGCAGCATCCGCGATCCGCTCGGCACGCACGCGGCGGACGCGACCGGAACCCTGAACCTGCTGGTGGCGGCGCGCGCCTCCGGGGTGCAGCGCTTCGTATATGCGGGCTCCAGCTCCGCGTACGGCAACACGCCCGTGCTGCCGAAGCACGAGGACATGCCCGGCGATCCGCTGTCTCCCTACGCCGTGTCCAAGTACACGGGCGAGCTCTACTGCCGGGTCTTCGCCGGGGTGATGGGCCTGGAGACCGTCGTGCTCCGCTACTTCAACATCTTCGGACCCCGCCAGGACCCCCACTCGGAGTACTCCGCCGTCATCCCCCTCTTCATCACCCTGGCCCTCGATGGTCGCTCGCCCACCATCCACGGGGACGGGGGTCAGACCCGGGACTTCACCTATATCGAGAACGCGGTCCAGGCCAACCTCCTCGCGTGCACGCGCGCCACGGACGACGTGGCCGGCGAGGTGTTCAACGTGGGAGGTGGACAGCGCATCTCCATCGCCGAGCTCTGGCGGGAGGTGCAGCGGGCCACCGGTGCGGCGGTCGACGCGGTCCACGGCCCCACGCGGGCCGGGGACGTACGGGACTCGCTGGCCGATCTGACCAAGAGCCGGGAGCGGCTCGGGTACGAGCCGACGGTGGGCCTGCGGGAGGGTCTCCGGCGGACCTGCGACTGGTTCCGGGGGTAG